GGCGCTGAAATCGTCGGTGGGGGTTATGCCCCCGGTGCCGGCCACCATCCCCTCGCCGGTCACCGGCAGGTTCCTCAGGCTGTTCAGCTCGCGCCGAAGCTCCTCGGTCTTCTTGACCTGGGCCTTGACCTGGCGGCGCAGGCGGAAGCGCTCGCTGATGCCCACCAGGCTGGCGGCCAAGAGCCCCACGAAGAAGGCCAAGAGGATTACCAGGTAGGTGGGGTAGGGCGTGGACTCCCACTTGACGAACAAAAGGTTCAAGCGGATGCCCAGGGGATGGCTCAGCGGGGTGATGTTCTGGATCATGAAGATGATGGCCAGAGCCACCACCGCCGAGAGTATGATCACCTTGATATAGCCCATGGTCGGCCTTTCTATTTTAGATCGGCGAAATAGGGGCGCAGATTCTCGTAAGTGGCGCGGATGTGCTCGGGGATCACCCGCACCTCGCCGAAGACGGTCATGAAGTTGGTGTCGCCGCCCCAGCGGGGAACCACATGGAAGTGCATGTGCTCCTCGATGCCCGCCCCGGCCACCCGGCCCAGATTCAGGCCCACGTTGAAGCCCTCGGGATGCATGATTTCCCTAAGGGCCTGCACGCTCAGGCGCACCGTGGCCAACAGGTCGGCCATTTCCTCGGGGCTCAGCTGGTCCAGGCCGGGCAGGTGCCGCCGGGGAGCCACCAGGAGGTGGCCGTTGTTGTAGGGGTACTTGTTCATCATCACCAGGCTATGCTCGCCCACGCCGAGCACCAAATCGTCGGCGCCCTTGCCGTCGCCGGCCAGGCAGAAGATGCAGCCCTCGGGTTTGTCCTCATCCAAAATGTAGGTCATGCGCCAAGGGGCCCACAGGTTTTCCATCAGCTACTCCCCTAACTTTAGCACGTGGCCGGTGATCTCCTGGTCTAATTCCAGGATGCCCACCGTGCCGCTACCCAGGAAGCCCTTGGCATAAGATCCTGGGTTAAATAACAGTATACCTTGCTTTACCAGGTTGGTGGGGCGGTGAGAATGTCCGAAGACCACCGCGTCCACCCCGGTGAATTCGTTCAGCACCCGGCCGGGCAGGCCCATGGGCGAGCCCCAGCCGTGGATCAAGCCGATCTTGAAGCCGCCGACGCCGACCACCCGCTTGATGGGCAGGTTGGCCCGGATGGCCGGGCCGTCCATGTTGCCCGCTACGGCCACCACCTCCACCCCGTCCCAGGCATCCAGGACCGCGGGATCGGTGATGTCGCCAGCGTGCAGGATCATCTCCACCCCGGCGAAGGCCTCGGCGGTGCGGCGGGCCACTTCCGGGTCATAGCCGGTGAGGTGGGTGTCGGATATCACCCCGATGCGCTTCATGCCGCGTCTCCCAGGGGGGCCAGTTCCAGCTCACCCCAGGCGGCCAGCTTGGAGCCGATGACGATGAGCGCGCCCAGCACCCCCGGCACGCCGGAAACCCAGTCCAGGGCGCTCTCCAGGTCACGGACGCTTTTGACCCGGTTGCCCAGGGCGGTGGCTGCCGCGTCGGCCAGGGCCCCGTCCTTGGCCTTTACCGTGGCCGCGTCGGCCTTGCCCAGGGAGAGCGAGTGCCCCACCGTGCCCGAGCTGGTGCCCAGGCACAGGGGCATGTCATCGGCTGCGATCTTTATGCCCAGGCGGCCGGAGATGGGCGAGTCGCCCGCCTCCAGGCCCACGGTGATGTGGCGTGCGGCGCCCAGAAAAACGTCGCCGCCGTTCTCCACCAGCACCTCGTCCGAGAGCTCGCCCAAACGGCGGCCCACTTCCTGGGCGATGGCTCCGGCCACGGCGGCCATGGGCCCGGTGCCCGCGGCCCGGCCCGCGGCCAGCATGGCCTGCATCACCGGCGGGGCGGTGGGGTCCGGTGGCAGGGGCTCCAGGGAAGTGAGCGCTTCGGGGTTTTCCAGCAGATAGCGCTCCAGGCCCCGGCGCACCGCCATGATGGCCTCCACCGCCTCCTGGGTCAGGTCGCGCGAGGCGGTGATCCAAAGGTCGGTTTCCTTGACCCGGGCGGTGAAAGAGGCCAGAGAACGGCCCCCGCATTTAACCCGGTAGATTCTTTCTTGGAATTGAGGCAAGCCCACCACCCTCCACCCGCCGCGCCGCGCGGGCGGTTCCTTCTTATAGACCAGCCCCTTGCGCGTGTCAACGAAAGCGGATAAGGGGCCCGCTTGGCTGAACCCGGGGTGCGAATTGGTCCCGAGCGCTCGGTCGGCCTTTCTTGACTTGTTCTCTATTGTCGGCTAAGTAGAGGAGGATTAGGGCGAAAGGAGGGGCATGAACAGCCGCCGCTTGGCCCGGCTCATGGACATTATCTGCGATATCAAGGCTCATCCCCGTCGCAGCCCCGACGAGATGTGCGCTCGGCTGCAGATATCCCGCCGACAATTTTACAAAGACCGTGACACTTTGTTGGCCATGGGCTTCGGGTTCCACTATTCCCGTGGCCGGGGGGGCTTCGTCCTGGACAAGGAGACTACCTTCAACGTCCAGGGCATGAGTTTGGCCGAGCTGTTCGCCCTGATCCTGGCGGTTCGCGAGCTTACCCGCCTGAGCGACTTCTCCCTGGCCATGGGCGCGGTGGCCGGCCTGCGCACCCTGGTGCGCCAGCTGCCCGACGGGGTAAGGGATTGGTTCGACGAGGCAGTGGACGGGGTGGTGGTGGCCGACGGCTTCGGCTGCGACTCCGAGGTGCTCACGGCCCTGGAGGAAGCCATCCGGGGCGAGTGGCAGGTGGTGCTGGTTTTGGAGCAGGGCCATGGCGAGAAACGCCTGACCGTGGCCCCCCGCCAGCTCTATCTGCGCGAGGGCACCCTGTTCCTGGAAGCCAGCGGGGACGAGCTGGGCGAGAGCGGCCTGGTGTCCCTGTCCCGGGTGCGCCGGGTGATCAGTACGCCGATTTTCACCGCCCGCCGCCGGGAAGAGGGGCCCGGCGCGCCGGCGGAAGAGTAATTGCAAGCGGAGAGAGGACATCCGGGGCCACAGCGGCCGCCGGAGAGGAGAATAGTTTGCTCATGCGCGAAGTAGTTATCGTCAGCGCCTGCCGCACGGCGGTGGGGTCTTTCCTGGGCGGGCTTTCCAGCCTGAGCGCCAATCAGCTCGGCGTGGTGGCCATCAACGAGGCCATCAAGCGGGCGGGCATCGACCAGCAGGCGGTGGACGAGGTGATCATGGGCTGCGTGTTGCCCGCCGGTCTGGGCCAGAACCCGGCCCGCCAGGCCACGCTCATGGCCGGGCTGCCTTACGAAGTCGGCTGCATCACCGTGAACAAGGTCTGCGGCTCGGGGCTCAAGGCGGTGATGCTGGCCGCCCAGGCCGTGGCCTGCGGAGATGCGGACGTGGTGGTGGCCGGGGGCATGGAGAGCATGTCCAATGCGCCCTACCTGCTGCCCAAGGCGCGCACCGGCATGCGCATGGGCGACGGCAAGGCCATCGACTCCATGGTGCATGACGGCCTGTGGGACCATATCAATGATTTCCACATGGGCATGAGCGCCGAACTCTGCGCCGAGAAGTACGGGGTCAGCCGTATGGACCAGGATTTGTTCGCCTTCGAGTCCTACGAGAAGAGCCTCAAGTCCGCCGAAGAGGGCCGCTTCGACGCCCAGATCGTGCCCGTGGAGATACCTCAGCGCAAAGGCGAGCCCAAGGTGGTCAAGCGGGACGAGGGGCTCATGGCCCCGGACCTGGACAAGCTGAGCTCGCTCAAAACGGTTTTCAAAAAAGACGGCACGGTCACCGCGGGCAACGCCTCCAGCCTCAACGACGGGGCGGCGGCGGTGGTGGTGATGAGCGCGGAGCGGGCCAAGGAGCTGGGCTGCTCCCCCATGGTCAAGGTGGGGGCCCAGGGCGCGGCGGGCATCGATCCCAAGTACGTGCTTGTAGCCCCCATCTGGTCCATCCCCAAGGTGGCGGCCAAGCAGGGCATCGCGCCCACCGACATCGAGCTCATGGAGGTCAACGAGGCCTTCGCCTCCAGCTCCATCGCGGTGCAGCGCGAGCTGGGCCTGGACCCGGAGCGCATCAACATCTACGGCGGGGCCCTGTCCATCGGGCATCCCATCGGCGCCTCGGGGGCCCGGGTCTTGACCACCCTGATCTACGCCATGAAGGACACCGGCGCTGCCACGGGCATGGCCAGCCTGTGCCTGGGCGGCGGCGAGGCGGTGAGCCTCATTTTGGAGAACATCTAGCGCGCCGCGACAGAGGCGCGGATTAATATTTCATAACACCAATACAACCGGAGATCGGCAGAGGAGCAATCATGAAAGAAGTAGTTATCGTAGGCGCGGCACGCACCGCGGTGGGCCGTTTCGGCGGTATGTACACGGACGTTTCGGCGGTGGACCTGGGCGTGATCGCGGCCAAGGCCACCCTGGAGCGCGCCGGGGTGGATCCCTCGGCGGTGGACGAGGTCATCCTGGGCAACGTGCTGGGCGCGGGGCTGGGCCAGAACGTGGCCCGCCAGGTGCAGGTGCACGCGGGGATGCCGGTGGAGTCCAACGCCTTCACCATCAACAAGGTCTGCGCCTCGGGGCTCAAGAGCGTGATGCTGGCGGCCCAGGCGGTCAAGTGCGGCGACAGCCGCATGGTGCTGGCCGGCGGCACCGAGAACATGACCCAGGCTCCCTACCTGCTGCCCAAGGCCCGCTGGGGCATGCGCATGGGCGACGGCAAGGTGGTGGACTCCATGGTCCACGACGGCCTGTTCGACATCTTCAACAAGTACCACATGGGCATCACCGCCGAGAACGTGGCCGAGAAGTTCGACATCACCCGCGAGGACCAGGACAAGCTGGCCGTGACCAGCCAGAACCGGGCCGAGGCGGCGATCACCTCCGGGCGCTTCAAGGAGGAGATCGTTCCGGTGATCATCCCGCAGCGCAAGGGCGACCCCAAGGTGGCCGACACCGACGAGCATCCGCGCTTCGGGGCCAGCCTGGAGGCCATGGCCAAGCTGCCGGCCGCCTTCAAGAAGGACGGCACCGTGACCGCGGGCAACGCCTCGGGCATCAACGACGGCGCGGCCTGCGTGCTGGTGACCACCCGCGACGCGGCCGAGGCCGAGGGTCTCAAGGTCATGGCCACCATCAAGAGCTACGGCTGGGGCGGCGTGGACCCGGCTTACATGGGCATCGGGCCCATCGCGGCCACCAAGGCGGCCCTGGCCAAGTATGACGGCAAGGTGGGCGACCTGGACCTGATCGAGGCCAATGAGGCCTTTGCCACCCAGGCCCTGGCGGTCATCAAGGAGCTGGGCTTCGACCCCGAGATCGTCAACGTCAACGGCGGAGCCATCGCCCTGGGCCATCCCATCGGCGCCTCGGGCTGCCGCATCCTGATCACCCTGCTGTATGAAATGATCAAGCGCGACGCCAAGCAGGGCCTGGCTACCCTGTGCATCGGCGGCGGCCAGGGCGCGGCCCTGGTGCTGGAGCGCTAAGGCCCAAAGCGAGAGGGGAAAGCACAATGGACTATGAAATGATCCTGTTCGAGACCCAGGGCCCGGTGGCCGTGGTCACCATCAACCGTCCCAAGGCCATGAACGCCCTGAGCCCCCAGGTGGTGGCCGAGATCGACCACGCCATGAAAGCGGTGATGGCCGATGACGACCTGCGCGTGGTGGTCCTCACCGGCGCAGGCGATAAGGCCTTCGTGGCCGGGGCCGACATCGCGGCCATGAGCAAGATGACCCCCCTGGAAGGCCGGGCCTTTTCCCGCGCCGGCCAGAAGGTGCTCTTCGACCTGGAGAACATGGCCAAGCCGGTGATCGCGGCGGTGAACGGCTTCGCGCTGGGCGGCGGCTGCGAGATCGCCATGGCCTGCGACTTCATCTACGCGGCGGACAACGCCAAGTTCGGCCAGCCCGAGATCAACCTGGGCATCATCCCCGGCTTTGGCGGCACCCAGCGGCTCAGCCGCCTGGTGGGCAAGAACTGGGCCATGGAGCTGTGCCTCACCGGCGCCATCATTAGCGCGGCCGAGGCCAAGGAGATCGGCCTGGTCAACCGCGTGTTCCCCGGCGAGGAGCTCATGGCCGCGGCCATGAAGACCGCCCAAGGCATCGCGGCCAAGGGCCGGGTGGCCACCCGGGCCATCAAGGAGCTGATCAACCAGGGCTACGACATGTCCCTGGAGCGGGCCATCCCCATGGAGGCGGAGTGCTTCGCCACCTGCTTCGCCAGCCCGGATCAGGCCGAGGGCATGGGCGCCTTCCTGGAGAAGCGCAAGCCCGATTTCAAGGGCGGACTGGACAAGTAATTGCGCACGGCCCCGAAGGCTCATAACGCCTTCGGGGCCGTTGTCGTATAAGATAACCCCTAATAACCAAACGCCACCGCCTCGGGCGGCGGGCGTCCGCGCGGCATTTTTTTCTTTCGAGGTGTAAGCCATGAATTTCGCTTTGACCGAAGAACAACAGATGGTCAAGGACACGGCGGCCCGGATCGCCGACGAGGACCTGAAGCCCAAGGCGGCGGAGTTTGACCAGTCCCACCAGCACCCAGCCGAGGCCTGCCAGGCCCTGGGCGAGCTGGGCTTCATGGGCATCGCGGTGCCCGAGGAGTACGGCGGCGCGGGCATGGACTACGTGTCCTACGTCCTGGCCCTGAGCGAGATAAGCCGGGGCGACGCCAGCGTGGGCGTGATCATGAGCGTGAACAACTCGCTCTACTGCTTCCCGGTGATGACCTTCGGCAACGAGGAGCAGAAAAAGGCCTTCCTCACCCCGGTGGCCTCCGGCGCCAAGATCGGCTGCTACGGCCTCACCGAGGCGGGCGCGGGCTCCGACCCGGCCTCCATGCGCACCACCGCCGTTTTGGACGGCAACGAGTGGGTGATCAACGGCGAGAAAAAGTTCATCACCAACGGCAACGTGGCCTCTTATGCCGTGATCGCGGCGGTGACCGACAGGGCCGCCGGGGCCAAAGGCATCAGCTCCTTCGTGGTGGACCTGGAGAACACCAAGGGCTTCTCCGTGGGCCGGGTGGAGGACAAGCTGGGCATCTGCGCCAGCGGCACCTCGGAGCTGGTCTTCGAGGACGCGCGCATACCCAAGGAGAACCTGCTGGGCCAGGAGGGCGGCGGCCTCAAGCAAATGCTCACCACCCTGGACAGCGGCCGCATCGGCATCGGCTCCCAGGCTCTGGGCATCGGCAAGGCGGTGTTGGAAGAGGCCATCCAGTACGCCGGCGAGCGCGAGCAGTTTGGCCGGCCCATATCGGCCTTCCAGGCCATCCAGTGGAAGCTGGCCGACATGGCCGCGGCCCTGGAGGCGGCGGAGCTTCTCTTGCTCAAGGCCGCCTGGATGGAAGACCAGCACATGCACTTTGAGAAGAACTCGGCCATGGCCAAGATGTTCGCCTCCGACGCGGCCATGAACGCGGCCATCGAGGGCGTGCAGATCCTGGGCGGCTACGGGTACTGCAAGGAGTACCCCATGGAGCGCCACATGCGCGATGCCAAGATCACCCAGATCTACGAGGGAACCAACGAGATCATGCGCCTGGTCATCGCCCGCAACCTGCTGAAAAAGAAGTAGGGCGCAAGCCAAGGAGAGGAGACGGCCCCGGCCGGATTCATGACAGCCCAAGAGAGAGCAGACAAAGTCCTGGCCGGTGACATCCGGGCCATCGCCCGGCTGATGCGCGACATCGACGACGGCGAGCCGGGCTGGCGCGAGGTGCTGGCCTTGCTCTATCCCCATGCGGGCCACTCCCGCATCATCGGGCTCACCGGCTCGCCGGGGGTGGGCAAGTCAACCCTCACCGATGTCCTGGTGGAGCGCTTCCGCGCGGCGGGCCTCACCGTGGGCGTGGTGGCGGTGGACCCCACCAGCCCCTTTTCGGGCGGGGCCATATTGGGCGACCGCATCCGCATGCAGCGCCATGCCACCGACGAGGGAGTGTTCATCCGCTCCCTGGCCACCCGGGGCCACTTCGGCGGGCTGACCGCCTCGGCCCGGGGCGTGGTCACGGTCATGGAGGCCATGGGCCGCGACGTGATCCTGGTGGAGACCGTGGGCGTGGGCCAGGACGAGGTGGAGATCGTGCGCATGGCCGACACCACGGTGATCGTCACCGTGCCCGGCCTGGGCGACGACATCCAGGCCATCAAGGCGGGCATCCTGGAGGCTGGCGACATCTTCGTGGTCAACAAGATGGACCGCGACGGGGTGGGGCGCACCGTGCAGGAGCTCAGGAACATGCTGGCCCTGAGCGGCGGGCATGAGCGCCGGGCCGGTTGGGAGCCGCCGGTGCTGACCACCAGTGCCCTGGACGGCCGGGGCCTGCCCGAGCTGATAGACGCCTTGGACGGGCACGAGAAGGTGCTGGCCGCCGACGGGGGCAAGCTCTTGAAGGCCCGCCGCCGCGAGGGCCTTAGGCGCGAGCTCTTGGACCTGATCCAGAGCGGCATCATGGAGCGGCTGGTGGCCCGCCTGGAAGCGGGCGATGGCATGGCCCCCTTGGTGGAGCGGGTCATGAGCGGCGGCGAAGACCCTTACTCGGTTAGCGACGAGGTGATTAACAAGGCCCTGGGCGAGTAGCCCAGCGGGCGGGAGCGGAAAATGGCACGCAAGGTCAAACGGCAATCCCTGGGGCAGCGCATCGGCCGCCTGCGGGAAAGCCAGGAAATGAGCCTGGAGACCCTGGCCAACATGACCGGGCAATCGGTGGAGACCCTGGCCCAGATCGAGAAGGACGAGAAGATTCCGCCCGTGGCCTTGCTGCTAACTCTGTCGCGGGCCCTGGAAGTGGACAGCGGCGAGCTACTCAAGGACGAGGACGAGGCCGAGGCTGCCGAGCGCCGCGTGGAGGCGGTGAAGAAGCGCACCGACCGCTACTCCTACCGCGTGCTCACCCCGGAGGCGGGCCACCGCCACCTCAAGAGCTTCCTGGTTACCATCGACCCCACCAGCGACCTGGAAGGCGCGGGCTATCAGCACGAGGGCGAGGAGTTCGTCTACGTGCTCTCCGGCGAGGTGGAGGTCAAGGTTGGCCAGAACCTCAACCGTCTCGCGGTTGGCGACAGTCTGCATTTCAACTCCAGCCTGGTGCACACCCTGAAAAACCCCGGCGACGAAACCACCGAGCTGCTGGTCGTACTCTACACTCCATAAAGCCGGGAGCGCGCCATGGCCTTTGTGCTCAGCGAAGAGCAGGTGATGATCCAAACCCTGGCCCGGGACTTTGCCAGGGAGGTGCTTTTGCCCACCGCCGCCGCGCGCGACCGCAGCCATGAGTTCCCCCGCGAGAACCTGTTGCAAATGGGCGAGCTGGGCTTCATGGGCATGATGGTGCCCGAGAAGTACGGCGGGGTGGGCGTGGACACGGTGAGCTACGCCCTGGCGCTCAGCGAGATCGCCTATGGCTGCGCCAGCACGGCGGTGGTGATGAGCGTGCACAACTCCATCGCCTGCGAGGCCATCCTGCGCTTCGGCTCCGAGGAGCAGAAGCAGCACTGGCTGCCCCAGATGACCAGCGGCGATTGCATCGGCGCCTTTGCCCTCACCGAGCCCGGCGCGGGCTCAGACCCCTCCAGCCAGCGCACCAGCGCGGTGCTGGACGGCGACGAATGGGTGATCAACGGCACCAAGCAGTTCATCACCACCGGCAAGAACGCGGGCGTGGTCATCGTCACCGCGGTCAACGACAAGAACAAGCGGCACCGGGGCATAAGCGCCTTTCTGGTGCCCAAGGGCACGCCGGGCCTGATCGTGTCTCGGCTGGAGGACAAGCTGGGACTGAGGGCCAGCGATACCGCGCAGTTGGTGTTCGAAGACTGCCGCATCCCGGCGGAGAACGTGCTTGGCAAGCCGGGCGACGGCTTCCGCGTGGCCATGACCTGCCTGGACGGCGGACGCATCGGCATCTCGGCCCAGTCGGTGGGCGTGGCCAGCGCCTGTTTGGACGAGGCCATCGACTTCACCCGCAACCGGGAGCAGTTCGGCCGGGCCATCAGCGACTTTCAGGGCATCCGCTGGAAGCTGGCCGACATGGCCACCCAGATCGAGGCGGCGCGCCTTTTGTGCCTCAACGCGGCCAGCCTCAAGGACCTGGGCAAGCGCTACTCCATGCAGGCCTCCATGGCCAAGCTCTTCGCCTCAGAGATGGTGCAGCAGGTGGCCGGCCAGGCCATTCAGATGCACGGCGGCTACGGCTTCAGCACAGAGTACAGCGCGGAGCGCCACTACCGCGATGCCCGGGTGTTCACCATCTACGAAGGCACCAGCGAGATTCAGCGCATCGTGATCAGCAACAACCTGATCGGCCCGCCCATGGTGCGATAAGAGTTAGCCGAGTATTGGCGGAGGGGAAACTTTTTTGGAAAAAAGTTTCCCCTCCGCGCCACCCCTTCAAAAAACTTCGCCGGATATTGCCCGAGGCAATATCCGGCCGTTGTTTTGGGCGGGGGACAACGTACAACTCAAGCATTCTGTTGCAGGCCGAGATTGCCGCGTCGCCGCTGGGCAGCGGCTCCTCGCAATGACAATGGTGGATATATAGACAACGTTGTCATTGCGAGGCGCGGCCATGGCCGGGCCGAAGCAATCTCTGCAACGAGTTGATGGTTAGGTGGAAATCGGGTGGTGCGCTAAATGAGAAAGGCAAGACAGCCCATGCTTCCTTGCCCCTTCCTTGCCAACCTTCCTAACTCTTAGCTCTTGAAGCTACTCAAACGGCTTGCTGG
This window of the Desulfarculaceae bacterium genome carries:
- a CDS encoding LapA family protein, producing the protein MGYIKVIILSAVVALAIIFMIQNITPLSHPLGIRLNLLFVKWESTPYPTYLVILLAFFVGLLAASLVGISERFRLRRQVKAQVKKTEELRRELNSLRNLPVTGEGMVAGTGGITPTDDFSANEAKAESELPALEQAEEPGAAPDKDKR
- a CDS encoding metallophosphatase family protein; translated protein: MKRIGVISDTHLTGYDPEVARRTAEAFAGVEMILHAGDITDPAVLDAWDGVEVVAVAGNMDGPAIRANLPIKRVVGVGGFKIGLIHGWGSPMGLPGRVLNEFTGVDAVVFGHSHRPTNLVKQGILLFNPGSYAKGFLGSGTVGILELDQEITGHVLKLGE
- a CDS encoding enoyl-CoA hydratase/isomerase family protein, which codes for MDYEMILFETQGPVAVVTINRPKAMNALSPQVVAEIDHAMKAVMADDDLRVVVLTGAGDKAFVAGADIAAMSKMTPLEGRAFSRAGQKVLFDLENMAKPVIAAVNGFALGGGCEIAMACDFIYAADNAKFGQPEINLGIIPGFGGTQRLSRLVGKNWAMELCLTGAIISAAEAKEIGLVNRVFPGEELMAAAMKTAQGIAAKGRVATRAIKELINQGYDMSLERAIPMEAECFATCFASPDQAEGMGAFLEKRKPDFKGGLDK
- a CDS encoding HIT domain-containing protein; translated protein: MENLWAPWRMTYILDEDKPEGCIFCLAGDGKGADDLVLGVGEHSLVMMNKYPYNNGHLLVAPRRHLPGLDQLSPEEMADLLATVRLSVQALREIMHPEGFNVGLNLGRVAGAGIEEHMHFHVVPRWGGDTNFMTVFGEVRVIPEHIRATYENLRPYFADLK
- a CDS encoding XRE family transcriptional regulator, encoding MARKVKRQSLGQRIGRLRESQEMSLETLANMTGQSVETLAQIEKDEKIPPVALLLTLSRALEVDSGELLKDEDEAEAAERRVEAVKKRTDRYSYRVLTPEAGHRHLKSFLVTIDPTSDLEGAGYQHEGEEFVYVLSGEVEVKVGQNLNRLAVGDSLHFNSSLVHTLKNPGDETTELLVVLYTP
- a CDS encoding acyl-CoA dehydrogenase family protein: MNFALTEEQQMVKDTAARIADEDLKPKAAEFDQSHQHPAEACQALGELGFMGIAVPEEYGGAGMDYVSYVLALSEISRGDASVGVIMSVNNSLYCFPVMTFGNEEQKKAFLTPVASGAKIGCYGLTEAGAGSDPASMRTTAVLDGNEWVINGEKKFITNGNVASYAVIAAVTDRAAGAKGISSFVVDLENTKGFSVGRVEDKLGICASGTSELVFEDARIPKENLLGQEGGGLKQMLTTLDSGRIGIGSQALGIGKAVLEEAIQYAGEREQFGRPISAFQAIQWKLADMAAALEAAELLLLKAAWMEDQHMHFEKNSAMAKMFASDAAMNAAIEGVQILGGYGYCKEYPMERHMRDAKITQIYEGTNEIMRLVIARNLLKKK
- the meaB gene encoding methylmalonyl Co-A mutase-associated GTPase MeaB, whose product is MTAQERADKVLAGDIRAIARLMRDIDDGEPGWREVLALLYPHAGHSRIIGLTGSPGVGKSTLTDVLVERFRAAGLTVGVVAVDPTSPFSGGAILGDRIRMQRHATDEGVFIRSLATRGHFGGLTASARGVVTVMEAMGRDVILVETVGVGQDEVEIVRMADTTVIVTVPGLGDDIQAIKAGILEAGDIFVVNKMDRDGVGRTVQELRNMLALSGGHERRAGWEPPVLTTSALDGRGLPELIDALDGHEKVLAADGGKLLKARRREGLRRELLDLIQSGIMERLVARLEAGDGMAPLVERVMSGGEDPYSVSDEVINKALGE
- a CDS encoding UPF0280 family protein, giving the protein MPQFQERIYRVKCGGRSLASFTARVKETDLWITASRDLTQEAVEAIMAVRRGLERYLLENPEALTSLEPLPPDPTAPPVMQAMLAAGRAAGTGPMAAVAGAIAQEVGRRLGELSDEVLVENGGDVFLGAARHITVGLEAGDSPISGRLGIKIAADDMPLCLGTSSGTVGHSLSLGKADAATVKAKDGALADAAATALGNRVKSVRDLESALDWVSGVPGVLGALIVIGSKLAAWGELELAPLGDAA
- a CDS encoding acyl-CoA dehydrogenase, whose protein sequence is MAFVLSEEQVMIQTLARDFAREVLLPTAAARDRSHEFPRENLLQMGELGFMGMMVPEKYGGVGVDTVSYALALSEIAYGCASTAVVMSVHNSIACEAILRFGSEEQKQHWLPQMTSGDCIGAFALTEPGAGSDPSSQRTSAVLDGDEWVINGTKQFITTGKNAGVVIVTAVNDKNKRHRGISAFLVPKGTPGLIVSRLEDKLGLRASDTAQLVFEDCRIPAENVLGKPGDGFRVAMTCLDGGRIGISAQSVGVASACLDEAIDFTRNREQFGRAISDFQGIRWKLADMATQIEAARLLCLNAASLKDLGKRYSMQASMAKLFASEMVQQVAGQAIQMHGGYGFSTEYSAERHYRDARVFTIYEGTSEIQRIVISNNLIGPPMVR
- a CDS encoding acetyl-CoA C-acetyltransferase, whose product is MKEVVIVGAARTAVGRFGGMYTDVSAVDLGVIAAKATLERAGVDPSAVDEVILGNVLGAGLGQNVARQVQVHAGMPVESNAFTINKVCASGLKSVMLAAQAVKCGDSRMVLAGGTENMTQAPYLLPKARWGMRMGDGKVVDSMVHDGLFDIFNKYHMGITAENVAEKFDITREDQDKLAVTSQNRAEAAITSGRFKEEIVPVIIPQRKGDPKVADTDEHPRFGASLEAMAKLPAAFKKDGTVTAGNASGINDGAACVLVTTRDAAEAEGLKVMATIKSYGWGGVDPAYMGIGPIAATKAALAKYDGKVGDLDLIEANEAFATQALAVIKELGFDPEIVNVNGGAIALGHPIGASGCRILITLLYEMIKRDAKQGLATLCIGGGQGAALVLER
- a CDS encoding acetyl-CoA C-acetyltransferase, which gives rise to MREVVIVSACRTAVGSFLGGLSSLSANQLGVVAINEAIKRAGIDQQAVDEVIMGCVLPAGLGQNPARQATLMAGLPYEVGCITVNKVCGSGLKAVMLAAQAVACGDADVVVAGGMESMSNAPYLLPKARTGMRMGDGKAIDSMVHDGLWDHINDFHMGMSAELCAEKYGVSRMDQDLFAFESYEKSLKSAEEGRFDAQIVPVEIPQRKGEPKVVKRDEGLMAPDLDKLSSLKTVFKKDGTVTAGNASSLNDGAAAVVVMSAERAKELGCSPMVKVGAQGAAGIDPKYVLVAPIWSIPKVAAKQGIAPTDIELMEVNEAFASSSIAVQRELGLDPERINIYGGALSIGHPIGASGARVLTTLIYAMKDTGAATGMASLCLGGGEAVSLILENI